Proteins encoded in a region of the Halothiobacillus diazotrophicus genome:
- a CDS encoding ATP phosphoribosyltransferase regulatory subunit: MSHKTSRWALPAGIDELLPDQTRRIERLRAVLLRRFEVAGYDLVVPPLVEFVDSLLVGAGEALTLDTLKMTDGLTGRQLGLRADMTPQIARIDAHSMKTEAERRLCYIGTVVRARPDGFGGSRTPMQLGAELYGVAEVEGDLEIITLMLDLLQTAGVDALVLDLGHVDLFGELAAAAGLSEHAEDAVRDALQRKAATEMDGLLADLDLATEYRQGLLALCDLHGAWAETLAEAEARLRPVLNEAMKQALARLRMIAELIERRFPVVTVLIDLSELHGYHYQTGLVFAAYVEGLGREIARGGRYDDIGEAFGRARPATGFSTDVRDLLRFFTADAPAPVAIYAPARYDDEALMREVARLRAEGRRVVMTNRPPEGAAARLVPGTEATQNLWQLVGDTNHG; the protein is encoded by the coding sequence ATGTCGCACAAAACCTCGCGCTGGGCCCTGCCGGCCGGTATCGACGAGCTGTTGCCAGACCAGACGCGCCGCATCGAGCGCTTGCGCGCCGTGCTGCTCCGCCGCTTCGAAGTCGCCGGTTATGATCTGGTTGTCCCGCCGCTGGTCGAGTTTGTCGACTCCCTGCTCGTGGGCGCTGGAGAGGCTCTGACGCTGGATACGCTCAAGATGACCGACGGGCTGACTGGTCGCCAGTTGGGTCTGCGGGCGGACATGACGCCCCAGATCGCCCGGATCGATGCGCACAGCATGAAGACCGAAGCTGAGCGGCGGCTTTGCTATATCGGCACGGTCGTACGGGCGCGTCCCGACGGGTTTGGCGGTAGTCGTACCCCGATGCAGCTCGGTGCCGAGCTTTATGGGGTTGCGGAGGTCGAGGGTGATCTGGAAATCATCACGCTGATGCTCGATCTCCTGCAGACGGCTGGCGTGGATGCGCTGGTGCTCGATCTGGGGCACGTCGATCTGTTTGGCGAGTTGGCTGCGGCAGCCGGTTTGAGCGAGCATGCCGAAGACGCCGTGCGCGATGCGCTGCAGCGCAAGGCGGCAACCGAGATGGACGGCCTTCTTGCCGATCTGGACCTGGCGACGGAATACCGCCAGGGCTTGCTCGCGTTGTGCGACCTGCACGGCGCCTGGGCGGAAACACTGGCCGAGGCCGAGGCGCGTTTGCGTCCGGTGCTCAACGAGGCGATGAAGCAGGCATTGGCCCGGTTGCGTATGATCGCCGAGCTCATCGAACGCCGTTTCCCCGTCGTCACGGTATTGATCGATCTTTCCGAGCTGCACGGTTATCACTATCAGACCGGTCTCGTATTTGCGGCCTATGTTGAGGGGCTCGGTCGAGAAATTGCGCGCGGCGGTCGTTACGACGACATCGGCGAGGCTTTCGGACGCGCCCGCCCGGCAACCGGCTTCTCGACGGATGTGCGCGACCTTTTGCGATTCTTCACGGCGGATGCGCCGGCACCGGTCGCCATCTATGCGCCGGCCCGTTATGACGACGAGGCATTGATGCGCGAGGTGGCGCGTCTGAGGGCTGAAGGCCGACGGGTGGTCATGACGAATCGTCCTCCGGAGGGCGCTGCGGCCAGGTTGGTCCCGGGCACCGAGGCAACACAGAATTTATGGCAGTTAGTGGGTGATACCAATCATGGGTAG
- the trmD gene encoding tRNA (guanosine(37)-N1)-methyltransferase TrmD — protein MHITVVTLFPELVAAVGESGMPRVAIGTGALTVDTVSPRDFAVNRHRTVDDRPFGGGPGMLMIPETLAAAITEARRRAPGARVVLMSPQGRRLDRAAVQAFSETAGLILVCGRYEGIDQRVIDAMVDEQVSIGDYVLSGGELGAMVVIDAVARRLPGVLGDAASVEQDSFEEALLDHPHYTRPDNWRGQGVPPVLTSGDHRAIDDWRERQRLRATADARPDLFYQRGLDDRARALLTAEWLHSAATNV, from the coding sequence ATGCACATCACGGTGGTCACCCTGTTTCCGGAGCTGGTGGCAGCGGTCGGCGAGAGCGGCATGCCGCGGGTGGCCATCGGGACGGGTGCCCTGACGGTGGATACGGTGTCGCCGCGCGACTTTGCCGTGAATCGGCACCGCACGGTCGATGATCGCCCCTTTGGCGGCGGTCCGGGAATGCTGATGATCCCCGAGACGCTGGCGGCGGCGATCACCGAAGCCAGGCGTCGCGCACCAGGCGCACGGGTGGTTCTGATGTCGCCTCAGGGGCGGCGGCTTGACCGGGCAGCGGTTCAGGCCTTCTCGGAAACGGCGGGTCTGATTCTGGTGTGCGGTCGGTATGAGGGCATCGATCAACGCGTGATCGATGCGATGGTCGACGAGCAGGTTTCGATCGGCGATTACGTGTTGTCGGGTGGCGAGTTGGGCGCCATGGTCGTGATCGACGCCGTGGCCAGACGACTGCCGGGTGTGCTGGGTGATGCGGCGTCCGTCGAGCAGGACTCCTTCGAGGAGGCCTTGCTCGACCACCCGCACTACACCCGGCCGGACAACTGGCGGGGGCAGGGTGTGCCGCCGGTACTGACGTCGGGCGATCATCGCGCGATCGATGACTGGCGCGAACGGCAGCGGTTGCGAGCAACCGCCGATGCACGGCCGGATCTTTTTTATCAGCGTGGCCTCGACGATCGAGCGCGCGCATTATTGACCGCAGAATGGCTTCATTCTGCCGCAACGAACGTTTAG
- the hfq gene encoding RNA chaperone Hfq — protein MAKAQSLQEPYLNALRREHVPVSIYLRNGIKLQGQIDSFDNFVVLLKNNVSQLVYKHAISTIVPTREIHIDFDEEGDAAKPAQSGDDGH, from the coding sequence ATGGCAAAAGCTCAATCACTACAGGAACCCTATCTGAATGCCCTGCGCCGCGAGCATGTGCCCGTGTCCATCTATCTGCGCAACGGGATCAAGCTGCAGGGGCAGATCGACTCCTTCGACAATTTCGTGGTGCTGCTGAAAAACAACGTCAGTCAGCTCGTCTACAAGCATGCCATCAGCACGATCGTGCCCACGCGCGAAATCCATATCGATTTTGACGAAGAGGGCGACGCCGCCAAACCCGCTCAGTCGGGAGACGATGGTCACTGA
- the hflX gene encoding ribosome rescue GTPase HflX, giving the protein MQFFERHEGGERAVLLHVVSRQASRAEDLDEFRELLRSAGAEVVGECLASRESPDPRLYIGKGKAEELAALVGESEADLVVVNAQLSPSQERNLEALLKCRVIDRTGLILDIFSQRARSHEGKLQVELAQLTHLSTRLVRGWTHLERQRGGSIGLRGPGETQLEMDRRLIHERIKQLKERILKVRRQRHEGRKGRQRSEIPTVSLVGYTNAGKSTLFNALTTAGTYAANQLFATLDTTLRRVDLAVGQPMVLADTVGFIRHLPHELVTAFRSTLEETLEADLLIHVVDASSEERDRQMADVEKVLEEIGADSLPRLTVMNKIDQLAQSVAQVDVNEQGAPERVWVSAKTGEGMDDLRQALLSRLAPAKIAVSIFLPVSEAGIRARLLNEGLIVREAWSEDESRPGWRLDLVLTDGKWAQWKKHFPQLGDYQIPPVVLPDTPVVLPGALAADGLHH; this is encoded by the coding sequence ATGCAATTCTTTGAACGGCACGAGGGCGGCGAGCGCGCGGTCCTGCTGCACGTCGTCTCCCGGCAGGCGAGTCGTGCCGAAGATCTTGACGAATTCCGTGAATTGCTGCGCTCGGCGGGCGCCGAGGTCGTCGGTGAGTGTCTTGCCAGCCGCGAGTCTCCGGACCCGCGTCTCTATATCGGCAAGGGCAAGGCCGAGGAGCTCGCGGCACTGGTGGGCGAATCGGAAGCCGATCTCGTTGTCGTCAACGCCCAGTTGTCTCCTTCCCAGGAACGAAACCTCGAGGCCCTGCTCAAATGCCGGGTGATCGATCGTACCGGTCTGATTCTCGATATTTTCTCCCAGCGCGCCCGATCCCATGAGGGTAAGTTGCAGGTCGAGCTGGCCCAGCTGACGCACCTGTCCACCCGGCTGGTACGGGGCTGGACCCACCTCGAGCGTCAGCGCGGGGGCTCCATCGGTCTGCGTGGGCCCGGGGAAACCCAGCTCGAGATGGACCGACGTCTCATTCATGAGCGAATCAAGCAGCTGAAAGAGCGCATCCTCAAGGTCCGCCGTCAGCGCCACGAGGGGCGAAAGGGACGACAGCGCTCGGAAATTCCCACGGTTTCCCTGGTGGGCTACACCAACGCCGGAAAATCGACCCTGTTCAATGCCCTGACGACCGCCGGCACCTATGCGGCGAATCAGCTGTTCGCCACGCTGGATACCACGTTGCGGCGCGTCGATCTGGCCGTCGGCCAGCCGATGGTGCTGGCCGATACGGTCGGGTTCATCCGCCATCTGCCCCACGAGCTGGTGACGGCCTTCCGCTCCACGTTGGAGGAAACCCTCGAGGCGGATCTGCTGATCCATGTGGTGGATGCCTCCAGTGAAGAGCGCGATCGGCAGATGGCGGATGTGGAAAAAGTGCTCGAGGAAATCGGTGCCGATTCGCTCCCGCGACTCACGGTGATGAACAAGATCGATCAGCTGGCGCAGAGCGTAGCCCAGGTCGATGTCAACGAACAGGGTGCTCCCGAGCGCGTCTGGGTGTCCGCGAAGACAGGCGAAGGCATGGACGATCTTCGCCAGGCGTTGCTGAGTCGGCTGGCGCCCGCCAAGATAGCCGTATCGATCTTTCTGCCGGTCTCCGAGGCGGGTATCCGTGCCCGTCTGCTCAATGAAGGACTCATCGTCCGAGAGGCATGGTCCGAGGACGAATCCCGACCGGGGTGGCGTCTCGATCTGGTTCTGACGGACGGCAAGTGGGCGCAATGGAAAAAGCATTTCCCGCAGTTAGGCGACTATCAGATCCCCCCGGTCGTGCTGCCGGATACCCCGGTCGTTTTGCCGGGTGCGCTTGCGGCAGATGGGCTCCATCACTAA
- the rpsP gene encoding 30S ribosomal protein S16, whose protein sequence is MVSIRLARSGAKKRPFYHLVVTDKRNARDSGAYIERVGFFNPVARGAEVRLQVNLERLEHWVGQGAQPSDRVAALLRENSKQAAAV, encoded by the coding sequence ATGGTATCGATCCGTTTAGCTCGCAGTGGCGCCAAGAAGCGCCCGTTCTACCACCTGGTGGTCACCGACAAGCGTAACGCGCGTGACAGCGGTGCATATATCGAGCGTGTTGGTTTCTTCAACCCGGTGGCCCGCGGTGCGGAAGTTCGTCTGCAGGTCAATCTGGAGCGTTTGGAGCACTGGGTTGGCCAGGGCGCGCAGCCGAGCGATCGCGTGGCTGCCCTCTTGCGTGAAAACAGCAAGCAGGCCGCGGCTGTCTAA
- the hflC gene encoding protease modulator HflC, which translates to MNIINRVILPVVVVAVFLLSTATFQVKQYQTALEFRLGEIVQEGFDPGLHFKIPFINSVRLFDKRVLTMTSQPERFLTSEKKNLIVDYYIKWRIVNPADFYRATRGEERIAMNRMDQIVRDSMKSQISSLTLNEVVSGDRDLFMRHVIDVTNKDIHGLGIEITDVRIMQIELPQEVRKSVYARMEKERFAVAQSIRSRGEEQAKKITADADRQREVILAEANRQAAKIRGEGDAQAAKTYAEAYTADPGFFDFYRSLEAYKKAFDQGDSTFVLNPDTPFFQYFRAPGQPGAAESGHGGSAAKH; encoded by the coding sequence ATGAACATCATCAATCGCGTGATTCTGCCCGTTGTCGTGGTGGCGGTGTTCCTCCTGTCGACCGCCACCTTCCAGGTCAAACAGTATCAGACGGCGCTGGAATTCCGCCTGGGCGAGATTGTCCAGGAGGGCTTCGATCCCGGTCTGCACTTCAAGATTCCGTTCATCAACAGCGTCCGCCTGTTCGACAAGCGCGTCCTGACGATGACTTCGCAGCCCGAGCGCTTCCTGACCAGCGAAAAGAAGAACCTGATCGTCGACTACTACATCAAGTGGCGCATCGTGAATCCGGCCGATTTCTACCGCGCGACGCGTGGCGAGGAGCGGATCGCGATGAACCGGATGGATCAGATTGTCCGGGACAGCATGAAAAGTCAGATTTCAAGCCTGACGCTGAACGAGGTGGTCTCCGGGGATCGCGATCTGTTCATGCGCCATGTGATCGATGTCACGAACAAGGACATCCATGGCCTGGGCATCGAGATCACGGACGTCCGCATCATGCAGATCGAGCTGCCGCAGGAAGTCCGCAAGTCGGTGTATGCCCGGATGGAGAAAGAGCGTTTTGCCGTGGCCCAGTCGATACGCTCGCGCGGCGAGGAGCAGGCCAAGAAGATCACCGCCGATGCGGACCGTCAACGCGAGGTGATTCTGGCCGAAGCGAACCGTCAGGCGGCCAAGATTCGCGGCGAGGGGGATGCCCAGGCCGCCAAGACCTACGCCGAGGCCTACACGGCTGATCCCGGCTTCTTCGACTTCTACCGGAGTCTCGAAGCCTACAAGAAGGCCTTCGATCAGGGGGACAGCACGTTCGTCCTGAATCCGGATACCCCGTTCTTCCAGTATTTCCGTGCGCCGGGGCAGCCGGGCGCTGCCGAGTCGGGACACGGGGGATCGGCAGCCAAGCACTGA
- the rimM gene encoding ribosome maturation factor RimM (Essential for efficient processing of 16S rRNA), which produces MTGSLAMDACPEDPVVVGEIGRAYGVKGWFWVTSHTRPEDGIQRYTRWYLDSDSATNPGRWVNVARYSPQSKGIVAKLQGIDDRTQAEALTGMRITVAASDLPKAGKGEYFWRDLVGCRVVHVDGQDFGVVEDLIETGANDVLVVQGDRERLIPFIPDQVLVMIDLDQRRILVDWDPDF; this is translated from the coding sequence GTGACGGGTTCGCTTGCCATGGATGCCTGCCCGGAAGATCCGGTCGTTGTCGGTGAAATCGGGCGGGCCTATGGCGTGAAGGGGTGGTTCTGGGTGACCTCCCATACCCGGCCCGAGGATGGGATCCAGCGTTACACGCGTTGGTATCTCGATTCGGATTCGGCGACGAATCCAGGGCGCTGGGTGAACGTTGCGCGCTATTCCCCGCAAAGCAAGGGGATCGTGGCCAAGTTGCAGGGGATCGATGATCGAACCCAGGCGGAAGCACTGACCGGCATGCGGATCACGGTGGCTGCGAGCGATCTGCCCAAGGCAGGCAAGGGCGAATATTTCTGGCGCGATCTGGTCGGGTGCCGGGTCGTGCATGTGGATGGACAGGATTTTGGTGTCGTTGAGGATCTGATCGAGACGGGCGCCAACGATGTGCTGGTCGTTCAGGGTGATCGGGAGCGTTTGATCCCGTTCATCCCGGATCAGGTTCTGGTAATGATCGATCTGGACCAGCGCCGTATCCTGGTGGACTGGGATCCGGATTTCTAG
- the hflK gene encoding FtsH protease activity modulator HflK, which yields MAWNEPGGGKDNDPWSNPRRGGKPPNIDDAIERLQKKFGGAMGGAGGGKALAGIAVLAFAAWMFSGVYTIDAGQRGIVLQFGKYTETTGAGPHWHLPYPIASVVKVNVDEFRDKQLKMSSLTNDENIVEVKISSQFVINDPVKYLFNVRDPDGTLSDVMQSAIREVVGSKKMDYVLTEGRSEIASLVRDRMQDLLNGYDTGLKVQSVNLQDIQPPEAVQPAFEDAIRAREDEQRYISEASAYANQVVPRARGDAAQIDEQAKGYQSKVINAALGEAARFELLLKSYRLAPELTRERMYLDAMGDILSKNRSVILDSGKSNNVFYLPLGDRTSAASKKPVKPVTPADNAILPLPSLPSPDDTSLSRSTVTNDSRSDLRTRSAP from the coding sequence ATGGCCTGGAATGAACCCGGCGGTGGCAAGGATAACGATCCTTGGTCCAATCCCCGCCGTGGCGGCAAGCCGCCCAATATCGACGATGCGATCGAACGTCTACAGAAGAAATTCGGCGGCGCCATGGGTGGCGCGGGCGGCGGAAAGGCCCTGGCAGGGATTGCCGTTCTGGCGTTTGCCGCCTGGATGTTCTCCGGGGTCTACACCATTGATGCCGGTCAGCGCGGTATCGTGCTGCAGTTCGGTAAATACACCGAAACGACGGGGGCAGGGCCGCACTGGCATCTGCCTTACCCGATCGCGTCGGTGGTCAAGGTGAACGTGGATGAGTTTCGCGACAAGCAGCTGAAGATGTCTTCGCTGACCAACGACGAGAACATCGTCGAGGTCAAGATCAGCAGTCAGTTCGTGATCAACGATCCGGTCAAGTACCTGTTCAACGTTCGCGATCCAGACGGCACACTGTCCGACGTCATGCAGAGCGCGATCCGCGAAGTGGTCGGCTCCAAGAAGATGGACTACGTCCTGACGGAAGGGCGAAGCGAGATCGCCAGTCTCGTGCGCGATCGGATGCAGGATCTGCTTAACGGCTACGACACCGGTCTGAAGGTGCAGTCGGTCAACCTGCAGGACATTCAGCCGCCGGAAGCCGTTCAACCCGCCTTTGAGGATGCGATTCGCGCCCGCGAGGACGAGCAACGCTATATCAGCGAGGCCTCGGCGTATGCCAATCAGGTCGTGCCGCGCGCGCGCGGCGATGCCGCCCAGATCGACGAGCAGGCCAAGGGCTATCAGTCCAAGGTGATCAATGCAGCATTGGGTGAGGCGGCACGGTTCGAGTTGCTGCTGAAATCCTATCGACTGGCGCCCGAGCTGACGCGAGAGCGCATGTACCTCGATGCCATGGGGGATATCTTGAGCAAGAACCGGAGCGTGATTCTCGATTCCGGCAAATCCAACAACGTGTTCTATCTGCCGTTGGGCGACCGGACTTCTGCTGCCAGCAAGAAGCCGGTGAAACCGGTCACGCCGGCGGACAATGCCATTCTGCCGCTGCCTTCCCTGCCGTCCCCGGACGATACGTCGCTCTCGCGCAGTACCGTGACCAACGATAGCCGCAGCGATCTGCGTACGAGGAGCGCGCCATGA
- a CDS encoding DUF2065 domain-containing protein — protein sequence MDHLWLQVIGLVLIVEALLPFISPRRYRAMALQMASTPDGVLRSIALVALLAGVVLLSLAHR from the coding sequence TTGGATCATCTTTGGTTGCAGGTCATCGGGCTGGTCTTGATCGTCGAGGCCTTGTTGCCGTTCATCAGCCCCCGTCGTTACCGGGCGATGGCCTTGCAGATGGCCAGTACGCCGGACGGTGTGCTGCGTTCGATCGCGCTGGTCGCCTTGCTTGCGGGCGTCGTCCTGCTGAGCCTGGCGCACCGTTAA
- a CDS encoding adenylosuccinate synthase — translation MGRSVVVLGSQWGDEGKGKIVDLLTESAQAVVRYQGGHNAGHTLVIEGKKTVLHLIPSGVLRENVLCLIGNGVVLSPDALIKEMTQLEASGVPARERLMLSEACPLILPYHVALDQAREQARGAAKIGTTGRGIGPAYEDKVARRAIRLEDVFHRERLASKLGEVLDYHNFVLRNYFHTDTVDFQQVLDEVLAQAEILAPMVGDVPARLAEMKRAGANLMFEGAQGTLLDIDHGTYPYVTSSNTTAGGASTGSGIGPLGLDYVLGITKAYTTRVGAGPFPTELEYDAALDVGDSVGKHLGTRGKEFGATTGRQRRCGWFDAVALRRAVEINSISGLCLTKLDVLDGIDKISICVGYELDGQPVSTAPLSAETYARCVPVYEEMPGWQTSTVGVRSLEGLPENARQYIRRIEELAGVPVDIISTGPDRDETIVLRDPYDA, via the coding sequence ATGGGTAGAAGTGTTGTTGTGCTCGGATCCCAGTGGGGGGACGAGGGCAAGGGGAAGATCGTCGATCTTCTGACGGAGTCCGCGCAGGCGGTCGTCCGCTATCAGGGCGGGCATAATGCCGGCCATACGCTGGTCATTGAGGGCAAGAAAACCGTCCTGCACCTCATCCCGTCGGGCGTGTTGCGCGAGAATGTCCTGTGCCTGATCGGCAACGGCGTCGTGTTGTCTCCCGATGCGTTGATCAAGGAGATGACTCAGCTCGAGGCGAGTGGCGTGCCGGCGCGCGAACGCCTGATGCTTTCGGAAGCCTGCCCGCTGATCCTGCCCTATCATGTGGCTTTGGACCAGGCACGCGAACAGGCGCGCGGGGCCGCCAAGATCGGTACCACGGGCCGGGGAATCGGTCCGGCTTACGAGGACAAGGTGGCGCGCCGGGCGATTCGCCTGGAGGATGTCTTCCACCGCGAGCGTCTGGCATCGAAGCTGGGCGAGGTGCTGGACTACCACAATTTCGTCCTGCGCAATTACTTCCACACCGATACCGTCGACTTCCAGCAGGTGCTGGATGAGGTACTGGCGCAGGCCGAGATCCTGGCGCCGATGGTCGGTGATGTGCCGGCGCGTCTGGCGGAGATGAAGCGGGCCGGGGCAAACCTGATGTTCGAAGGGGCCCAGGGCACGCTTCTGGATATCGACCACGGCACCTATCCCTATGTCACCTCGTCCAATACCACGGCCGGCGGTGCATCGACCGGATCGGGCATTGGCCCTCTGGGGCTGGATTACGTGCTCGGCATCACCAAGGCGTACACGACCCGCGTGGGTGCTGGCCCGTTCCCGACGGAGCTTGAATACGACGCGGCGCTGGATGTGGGTGACTCGGTGGGTAAGCATCTCGGCACCCGGGGCAAGGAGTTCGGCGCGACGACCGGTCGTCAGCGTCGTTGCGGCTGGTTCGATGCCGTGGCACTGCGCCGGGCCGTCGAGATCAACAGTATTTCCGGTCTGTGCCTGACCAAGCTCGACGTGCTGGATGGTATCGACAAGATCAGTATCTGCGTCGGCTATGAACTGGATGGTCAACCGGTCAGCACGGCGCCGCTCAGTGCGGAAACCTATGCGCGCTGCGTGCCGGTCTACGAGGAAATGCCGGGTTGGCAGACGTCGACGGTGGGTGTGCGCAGTCTGGAAGGCTTGCCGGAAAACGCCCGGCAATACATCCGCCGTATCGAGGAGCTCGCCGGTGTTCCGGTCGACATCATTTCCACTGGACCGGATCGGGACGAGACCATCGTTCTGCGTGATCCCTACGACGCCTGA
- the rplS gene encoding 50S ribosomal protein L19: MSNIIQQIEAEQMTRDVPAFGPGDTVVVQVKVKEGDRERLQAFEGVVIAKRNRGLNSAFTVRKISYGEGLERVFQTYSPAIASIEVKRRGDVRRAKLYYLRGLTGKKARIREKLA, from the coding sequence ATGAGCAATATCATTCAGCAGATCGAAGCCGAGCAGATGACGCGCGACGTCCCGGCGTTCGGCCCCGGCGACACGGTCGTCGTTCAGGTCAAGGTGAAGGAAGGTGATCGCGAGCGTCTCCAGGCCTTCGAAGGTGTGGTGATTGCCAAGCGTAACCGCGGCCTGAACTCTGCCTTTACGGTACGCAAGATCTCCTATGGCGAAGGCCTGGAGCGTGTGTTCCAGACGTACAGCCCGGCAATCGCCTCCATTGAAGTGAAGCGTCGCGGCGACGTCCGTCGTGCGAAGCTGTACTATCTGCGCGGCCTGACCGGCAAGAAGGCCCGTATTCGCGAAAAGCTGGCCTGA
- the htpG gene encoding molecular chaperone HtpG: protein MSQPETHGFQTEVKELLQLMIHSLYSNPEIFLRELVSNASDACDKLRFEAISDEALYEGDESLRIRVEFDENAKTVTISDNGIGMNRDEVIQNIGTIARSGTKAFVQKLGQDQSKDLQQIGQFGVGFYSAFIVAKEVVLTTRRAGTGKEHGIRWTSQGEGEYTLETVDVSERGTKIVLHLRDDHQDFANDWRLRSVIRKYSDHITFPVEMLKPQTPPAPDSDNEETVIDAPVWERVNDAQALWARPKSEISDEEYTEFYKHVGHDWEAPLAWSHNKVEGKTEYTSLLYLPARAPFDLWDRESKQGVKLYVKRVFIMDDAEKLMPRYLRFVRGVIDSADLPLNVSREILQSNRILDTIRQGSVKRVLGMLEQMATNDAEKYAKFWSTFGQVLKEGVGEDFGNREQIAGLLRFASTQGGNDTQNVSLGDAIGRMQEGQDEIYYIIADSYAAAMASPHLEIFRKKGIEVLLLWDRIDEWLMSQLTEFSGKKLKSGTRAELSLDESTEAETPEAKETQDALVDRLKKALSDQVDDVRVSKRLVDSPACLVTTEEEMSLHLQRLLKEAGQQAPVVKPILEINPVHRLLQRAAAEQDEARFEDVARVLLGQAMLAEGGHLSDAADFVTRLNRLLA from the coding sequence ATGAGCCAGCCTGAAACTCATGGTTTCCAAACCGAAGTCAAAGAACTGCTGCAGTTGATGATTCACTCGTTGTACTCCAATCCCGAGATATTTCTTCGGGAGTTGGTGTCCAACGCCTCTGATGCCTGCGACAAGCTGCGTTTCGAGGCGATTTCCGACGAAGCGCTTTACGAGGGGGACGAGTCCCTGCGGATTCGGGTGGAATTCGACGAAAACGCCAAGACGGTGACCATCAGCGACAACGGTATCGGCATGAACCGGGATGAGGTCATCCAGAATATCGGCACGATCGCCCGTTCCGGCACCAAGGCCTTCGTGCAGAAGCTGGGTCAGGATCAGTCCAAGGACCTTCAGCAGATTGGTCAGTTCGGGGTAGGTTTCTACTCCGCCTTCATCGTGGCCAAGGAAGTGGTGTTGACGACCCGCCGGGCCGGCACCGGCAAGGAGCACGGCATCCGCTGGACCTCGCAGGGCGAGGGCGAATACACCCTCGAGACCGTGGATGTGTCGGAGCGTGGGACGAAGATCGTCCTGCATCTGCGCGACGATCATCAGGATTTCGCCAATGACTGGCGCCTGCGCTCCGTGATCCGCAAGTATTCGGATCACATCACCTTCCCCGTCGAGATGCTGAAGCCGCAGACGCCACCGGCGCCGGACTCCGATAATGAGGAAACGGTGATCGATGCCCCGGTGTGGGAGCGGGTGAACGACGCGCAGGCACTCTGGGCGCGCCCGAAATCCGAGATCTCCGACGAGGAATACACCGAGTTCTACAAACATGTCGGTCACGACTGGGAGGCCCCCCTGGCGTGGTCGCACAACAAGGTGGAAGGCAAGACCGAGTACACCTCCTTGCTGTATCTGCCTGCACGTGCGCCGTTCGATCTCTGGGATCGCGAATCGAAGCAGGGCGTGAAGCTGTATGTGAAGCGCGTGTTCATCATGGACGACGCGGAAAAACTCATGCCGCGCTACCTGCGTTTTGTGCGCGGGGTGATCGATTCCGCCGACCTGCCGTTGAACGTGTCGCGGGAAATCCTCCAGTCCAACCGGATTCTCGATACGATCCGTCAGGGTTCCGTGAAGCGCGTACTGGGCATGCTGGAGCAGATGGCGACCAACGATGCCGAGAAGTATGCGAAATTCTGGTCCACCTTCGGTCAGGTGCTGAAGGAAGGTGTCGGCGAAGATTTCGGCAACCGCGAGCAGATTGCCGGTCTGTTGCGCTTCGCGTCCACCCAGGGCGGCAACGATACGCAAAACGTCAGCCTGGGCGACGCGATTGGCCGGATGCAGGAAGGTCAGGACGAGATCTACTACATCATCGCCGATTCCTATGCCGCCGCGATGGCGTCGCCGCATCTCGAGATTTTCCGTAAGAAAGGCATCGAGGTGTTGCTGTTGTGGGATCGGATCGACGAATGGCTGATGTCCCAGTTGACGGAATTCTCCGGCAAGAAGTTGAAGTCCGGCACCCGGGCCGAGTTGTCATTGGATGAGTCGACCGAGGCGGAGACGCCGGAGGCCAAGGAAACCCAGGATGCGCTGGTCGATCGCCTCAAGAAGGCGCTGTCCGATCAGGTGGACGATGTGCGTGTGTCCAAGCGTCTGGTGGATTCGCCCGCCTGTCTCGTGACCACGGAAGAGGAAATGAGTCTGCATCTTCAGCGTCTGCTGAAGGAAGCCGGGCAGCAGGCGCCTGTGGTCAAGCCGATTCTGGAGATCAATCCCGTGCATCGGTTGTTGCAGCGTGCGGCGGCCGAGCAGGATGAGGCGCGCTTCGAGGACGTGGCACGCGTCCTCCTCGGGCAGGCGATGCTGGCGGAAGGCGGGCATCTGAGTGATGCGGCAGATTTCGTGACGCGTCTGAATCGATTGTTGGCCTGA